In Methylomagnum ishizawai, one DNA window encodes the following:
- a CDS encoding class III poly(R)-hydroxyalkanoic acid synthase subunit PhaC, which produces MLRPDQIVQEAFDFNRRIAAGMTTLGQVGQIETGVSPREAVHREDKLTLYRYHPRVADPAKVPVLIVYALVNRPYMADLQEDRSLVRGLLDQGLDVYLVDWGYPDAADRFLELDDYLNGYLRRCVDFIRRAHKLPAIDLLGICQGGTFSLCFTALHPEKVRNLVTMVTPVDFQTPDNLLSLWTRQLDTDLMVDTLGNVPGELLNWGFLSLKPFRLTGQKYVDMAEILEDPVKLKNFLRMEKWIFDSPDQAGEAYRQFIKWFYQENRLVNDSLEIGGKKASLSRVTMPVLNVYATEDHLVPPSASIALEKHVGSRDYTAFAFKGGHIGIYVSGRAQKEIPPMIAKWIGARAH; this is translated from the coding sequence ATGCTGCGCCCGGACCAAATCGTTCAGGAAGCCTTCGACTTCAACCGCCGCATCGCCGCCGGGATGACCACCCTGGGCCAGGTCGGCCAGATCGAAACCGGCGTCTCCCCGCGGGAAGCCGTCCATCGGGAAGACAAGCTGACCCTCTACCGCTACCATCCCAGGGTGGCGGACCCGGCCAAGGTGCCGGTGTTGATCGTCTACGCCCTGGTCAACCGGCCCTATATGGCCGATCTACAGGAAGACCGCTCGCTGGTGCGCGGCCTGCTCGACCAAGGGCTGGATGTGTACCTGGTCGATTGGGGCTACCCAGACGCCGCCGACCGCTTCCTGGAACTCGACGACTATCTCAACGGCTATCTGCGCCGCTGCGTGGACTTCATCCGCCGGGCGCACAAGCTGCCCGCCATCGACCTCCTGGGGATTTGCCAGGGTGGCACCTTCTCGCTGTGCTTCACCGCCCTGCATCCAGAGAAGGTCCGCAATCTCGTGACCATGGTCACGCCGGTGGATTTCCAGACCCCCGACAACCTCCTGAGCCTGTGGACCCGCCAACTCGACACCGACCTGATGGTGGACACGCTGGGCAATGTGCCGGGGGAATTGCTGAACTGGGGGTTCCTGTCGCTGAAGCCATTCCGGCTGACCGGGCAGAAATACGTGGACATGGCGGAAATCTTGGAAGACCCGGTGAAGCTGAAGAATTTCCTGCGCATGGAGAAATGGATTTTCGACAGCCCCGACCAAGCGGGCGAAGCCTACCGGCAGTTCATCAAATGGTTCTACCAGGAAAACCGGCTGGTCAACGACAGCCTGGAAATCGGCGGCAAAAAGGCCAGCCTGTCGCGGGTCACGATGCCGGTGCTGAATGTCTATGCCACCGAGGACCACTTGGTGCCGCCCTCCGCCTCCATTGCCCTGGAAAAGCATGTCGGGAGTCGGGATTACACCGCCTTCGCCTTCAAGGGCGGGCATATCGGGATTTATGTCAGTGGCCGGGCGCAGAAGGAGATTCCGCCGATGATCGCCAAGTGGATCGGGGCGCGGGCACATTGA
- the phaE gene encoding class III poly(R)-hydroxyalkanoic acid synthase subunit PhaE → MSSKASSDPGDWTAVWADAQQKYWQSWLDLSQQAAATLTQPPEPPPNPWTQAFDFWAKLMPQAAPPENRDWIGKLTALNKGYLQMGEHLWKTLSAGQNPPPDPQAWWEMVSQGFKSMQNSFAAPSHNNPDPWAGFATFWGMPIDNWRRVCSAYSAMPGDIETALRGFMGPGAGTPETALSRWLSLPTLGYTREAQEEMQRLGQLWLEHSRALREYAGGALAKVSAKAGEALMAKLHDLAAQGKTPESLREFYNLWVDCGEDAYAALAPTPEFTQAQARMVNTLLAAKRQEQKMVDEFLSAFNMPTRRELDTSHQRIHQLQRQVWRLQEDLEEAGIAALREEVAGLRRELEALRADSNPSKGGKPPRAAQPTA, encoded by the coding sequence ATGAGTTCCAAAGCTTCCAGCGACCCCGGCGACTGGACCGCCGTATGGGCCGACGCCCAGCAAAAATACTGGCAAAGCTGGCTCGACCTTTCCCAACAAGCCGCCGCGACCCTGACCCAACCCCCGGAACCCCCGCCCAATCCCTGGACCCAGGCTTTCGACTTCTGGGCCAAGCTCATGCCGCAGGCCGCGCCGCCCGAAAACCGCGACTGGATCGGCAAGCTGACCGCCCTGAACAAAGGCTATCTGCAAATGGGCGAACATCTGTGGAAAACGCTGTCGGCGGGGCAGAATCCGCCACCCGATCCCCAAGCTTGGTGGGAAATGGTCAGCCAAGGCTTCAAGTCCATGCAGAATAGCTTCGCGGCCCCATCCCACAACAACCCAGACCCCTGGGCCGGATTCGCCACCTTCTGGGGCATGCCCATCGACAATTGGCGGCGGGTCTGCTCGGCCTACTCGGCCATGCCGGGCGATATCGAAACCGCCTTGCGCGGCTTCATGGGACCGGGGGCCGGGACGCCCGAAACCGCGCTGAGCCGCTGGCTGTCGCTGCCGACCTTGGGCTATACCCGCGAAGCCCAGGAGGAAATGCAGCGCCTGGGGCAACTCTGGCTCGAACATAGCCGGGCGCTGCGCGAATACGCCGGCGGGGCGCTGGCGAAAGTGAGCGCCAAGGCCGGGGAGGCGCTCATGGCGAAGCTCCACGACCTCGCGGCGCAAGGCAAGACCCCGGAATCCCTACGCGAGTTCTACAACCTCTGGGTGGATTGCGGCGAGGACGCCTATGCCGCCCTGGCCCCCACCCCGGAATTCACCCAGGCCCAGGCCCGTATGGTCAACACCCTCCTGGCGGCCAAGCGCCAAGAGCAAAAGATGGTGGACGAGTTCCTCAGCGCCTTCAACATGCCCACCCGCCGCGAGCTCGACACCAGCCACCAGCGCATCCACCAGCTCCAGCGGCAGGTTTGGCGCTTGCAGGAAGATTTGGAGGAAGCGGGCATCGCCGCCCTACGCGAGGAGGTCGCGGGGCTGCGCCGGGAACTCGAAGCCCTCCGCGCCGACTCCAACCCATCCAAGGGCGGCAAACCTCCCCGCGCCGCCCAACCCACCGCCTAA
- a CDS encoding 2Fe-2S iron-sulfur cluster-binding protein, translating into MKPYHISIDGQAVPYQPGQTLMEAATAAGVYIPHLCHNPEFKPHGSCKLCTVKVNGRSASACTLPAGEGQEVQNNTPELNATRRAITRMLFVEGNHICPGCEKTGNCQLQAVGYFVGMLDTHYPHFFPTRRVDASHPDVMLDLDRCILCELCVRASRDVDGKNVFGLAGRGLQTRLVVNSASGLLKDTAFSVGDKAAQVCPVGAILVKRKGYEVPIGERVFDHHNIGEVSLEHDQAVLGADHG; encoded by the coding sequence ATGAAGCCGTATCACATCAGTATCGACGGGCAAGCGGTTCCCTACCAACCCGGCCAAACCCTCATGGAAGCGGCCACCGCCGCCGGGGTGTATATCCCGCACCTCTGCCACAACCCGGAATTCAAGCCGCACGGCAGTTGCAAACTCTGCACGGTCAAGGTCAATGGCCGCAGCGCCTCGGCCTGCACCCTGCCAGCCGGTGAAGGCCAGGAAGTCCAGAACAACACCCCTGAACTCAACGCAACCCGCCGGGCCATCACCCGGATGCTGTTCGTCGAAGGCAACCATATTTGCCCCGGCTGCGAAAAGACCGGTAATTGCCAGTTGCAGGCGGTGGGTTATTTCGTCGGGATGCTCGACACCCATTACCCGCATTTCTTCCCGACCCGCCGGGTCGATGCCTCCCACCCGGATGTCATGCTGGATTTGGACCGCTGCATCCTATGCGAACTCTGCGTCCGGGCCAGCCGCGACGTGGACGGCAAGAACGTGTTCGGCCTCGCCGGGCGCGGCCTGCAAACCCGCCTGGTGGTCAATTCCGCCTCGGGATTGTTGAAGGACACCGCTTTCTCGGTCGGGGACAAGGCCGCCCAGGTGTGTCCGGTCGGCGCGATCCTGGTCAAGCGCAAGGGCTACGAAGTGCCCATCGGCGAGCGGGTGTTCGACCACCACAACATCGGCGAAGTCAGCCTGGAACACGATCAGGCGGTATTAGGAGCGGACCATGGCTAA
- a CDS encoding FAD-dependent oxidoreductase translates to MSLNIAVLGAGLMGRLLAVELARSGHRVAVYERGGSDGQTAAAHIAAAMLAPWAESVVSEPVIVELGLASLERWPRIIAALLRPVFFQQAGTLVVWHPQDRDQAIQFSARLRTLDPGLRGGDRVREISGTDIQTLEPALGQRFAQGIYLAGEGQLDNRSLLDALLAQLEASAVALHWHTETAPDHIRADWIIDCRGLGAKPEWRTLRGVRGEVVRVQSSEVGLTRPVRLLHPRYPLYIAPKPGGVYVIGATQIETEDTSPASVRSALELLSALYAVHPAFGEARILELAAHCRPALPDNLPEIRWDGGRLIQVNGLYRHGYLIAPAVMEAALALLRRVAERGGADLESWCAAQPFPSLYRR, encoded by the coding sequence ATGTCTTTGAATATCGCCGTTCTGGGCGCGGGCCTGATGGGGCGGTTGCTGGCCGTCGAATTGGCACGCTCCGGGCATCGCGTCGCGGTCTACGAGCGCGGCGGTTCCGACGGCCAGACCGCCGCGGCCCATATCGCCGCCGCCATGCTCGCGCCCTGGGCCGAATCGGTGGTCTCCGAACCCGTCATCGTCGAGCTCGGCCTGGCCAGCCTGGAACGCTGGCCCCGGATCATCGCCGCTTTGCTCCGCCCGGTGTTTTTCCAACAGGCGGGCACCCTCGTCGTCTGGCATCCCCAGGATCGCGACCAAGCCATCCAGTTCTCGGCCCGGCTGCGGACCCTGGACCCCGGTTTGCGCGGCGGCGACCGGGTGCGCGAAATCTCCGGCACCGATATCCAAACCCTGGAACCCGCCTTGGGCCAGCGTTTCGCCCAAGGGATTTATCTCGCGGGCGAAGGCCAGCTGGACAACCGCAGCCTGTTGGACGCCTTGCTGGCCCAACTTGAAGCTAGCGCAGTGGCTTTGCACTGGCATACCGAAACCGCGCCGGACCACATCCGGGCCGATTGGATCATCGATTGCCGGGGCTTGGGGGCCAAGCCGGAATGGCGGACCCTGCGCGGCGTGCGCGGCGAGGTGGTGCGGGTACAATCGTCCGAGGTGGGCCTGACCCGCCCGGTGCGCTTGCTGCATCCGCGTTATCCGCTCTATATCGCGCCCAAGCCTGGTGGGGTCTACGTCATCGGCGCGACCCAGATCGAGACCGAGGATACTTCCCCGGCCAGCGTGCGCTCGGCGCTGGAACTGCTGTCGGCCTTGTACGCGGTGCATCCCGCGTTCGGCGAGGCCCGCATTCTGGAACTGGCCGCGCACTGCCGCCCGGCCCTGCCCGATAATTTGCCGGAAATCCGCTGGGATGGCGGGCGTTTGATCCAGGTCAACGGCCTGTACCGCCATGGCTATCTGATCGCCCCGGCGGTCATGGAGGCCGCCCTGGCCTTGCTGCGGCGGGTGGCGGAGCGGGGTGGCGCGGACCTGGAATCCTGGTGCGCCGCCCAGCCGTTCCCCTCGCTCTACCGGCGTTAA
- the phbB gene encoding acetoacetyl-CoA reductase — translation MSGRVAVVTGGTGTIGTEVCKHLGAAGHRVVALCLPGTPDCVPDTWEAARKAEGYDMRVVGCDVADYEDTAQAFAQIEADIGPVDILVNAAGITRDATLRKMDPKQWREVIAANLDSVFNTTRCAFPGMMDRGFGRIVNISSVNGMKGQFGQANYAASKAGIHGFTMSAAREGARKGVTVNTVSPGYIESPMIMAVPEEHRAKIMAEIPVGRFGKPAEIGRLIAFLTADESGFITGAEIAINGGQHMQ, via the coding sequence ATGAGCGGAAGAGTAGCGGTCGTCACGGGCGGTACCGGCACCATCGGCACCGAAGTCTGCAAGCATCTGGGCGCGGCGGGCCACCGGGTGGTGGCGCTGTGCTTGCCGGGAACGCCCGATTGCGTGCCCGACACCTGGGAAGCGGCCCGCAAGGCCGAGGGTTATGACATGAGGGTCGTGGGCTGCGACGTGGCGGATTACGAGGATACCGCCCAGGCTTTCGCCCAGATCGAAGCCGATATCGGCCCGGTCGATATCCTGGTCAACGCGGCGGGCATCACCCGCGACGCCACGTTGCGCAAGATGGACCCCAAGCAATGGCGCGAGGTCATCGCGGCCAATCTCGACAGCGTGTTCAATACCACCCGCTGCGCGTTCCCCGGCATGATGGACCGGGGTTTCGGGCGCATCGTCAATATCTCCTCGGTGAACGGCATGAAGGGCCAGTTCGGCCAGGCCAATTACGCCGCCAGCAAGGCCGGCATCCATGGCTTCACCATGTCGGCGGCGCGGGAAGGCGCGCGCAAGGGCGTCACGGTCAACACGGTGTCGCCCGGCTATATCGAATCGCCCATGATCATGGCGGTGCCGGAAGAACACCGCGCCAAGATCATGGCCGAAATCCCGGTCGGGCGTTTCGGTAAGCCCGCCGAGATCGGGCGCTTGATCGCCTTCCTGACGGCGGACGAATCCGGCTTCATCACCGGGGCTGAAATCGCCATCAACGGCGGCCAGCATATGCAATAA
- a CDS encoding thiazole synthase yields MNLPTETADALILYGQSFAGRLLLGTARYPSPKILEQAVVVAAPALLTVSLRRQAAAHHETGGQAFWQLLARLGVPILPNTAGCHSPEEVYATAMMAREIFDTEWLKLELIGDDYTLQPDTLGMVAVADKLLREGFKVLPYCTEDLVLCKRLVDVGCQAVMPWAAPIGTGKGPVNPYALRLLRERIEVPMLIDAGLGLPSHACQVMEWGYDGVLLNTAVALAGDPVALARAFAQAVAAGRLAYLGGAMAEHDSAQASTPVIGTPFWHQQA; encoded by the coding sequence ATGAATCTTCCTACCGAAACCGCCGACGCGCTCATCCTCTACGGCCAATCCTTCGCCGGGCGTTTGCTGCTGGGGACGGCGCGGTATCCTTCCCCCAAAATCCTGGAGCAAGCGGTCGTGGTCGCCGCGCCCGCCCTGCTCACGGTGTCGCTGCGCCGCCAAGCCGCCGCCCACCACGAAACCGGCGGCCAGGCCTTTTGGCAATTGCTCGCCCGGTTGGGCGTGCCGATCCTGCCCAATACCGCCGGTTGCCATAGCCCGGAAGAGGTCTACGCCACCGCCATGATGGCGCGGGAAATCTTCGATACCGAGTGGCTCAAGCTGGAATTGATCGGCGACGACTACACCTTGCAGCCCGATACCCTAGGCATGGTGGCGGTGGCCGATAAACTGCTGCGCGAGGGCTTCAAGGTATTGCCCTATTGCACCGAGGATTTGGTGCTGTGCAAGCGCTTGGTCGATGTCGGCTGCCAAGCCGTGATGCCCTGGGCCGCGCCCATCGGCACCGGCAAGGGTCCGGTCAATCCTTATGCCTTGCGGCTGCTGCGCGAGCGCATCGAAGTCCCCATGCTGATCGACGCCGGGTTGGGCCTGCCGTCCCATGCCTGCCAGGTGATGGAATGGGGCTACGATGGCGTGCTGCTGAATACCGCCGTGGCCTTGGCCGGCGATCCGGTGGCCCTGGCCCGGGCCTTCGCCCAGGCGGTGGCGGCGGGGCGGCTGGCCTATCTCGGTGGGGCCATGGCGGAGCATGATTCGGCCCAGGCCAGCACGCCGGTCATCGGCACGCCGTTCTGGCATCAACAGGCCTGA
- a CDS encoding NADP oxidoreductase → MANKLKVATTSLAGCFGCHMSLLDIDERLLDLCEVAEFDRSPITDIKHCSEVVDIGLIEGGLCNAENVHTLREFRKHCRILVGVGACALNGGIPALRNHIPLQECLEEAYLQGVGVENAQIPNDPELPLLLSKVHPIHEVVKVDYFLPGCPPSADVFWKFLTDVASGKEPELPYELVHYD, encoded by the coding sequence ATGGCTAATAAACTCAAAGTCGCGACCACTTCGCTGGCGGGCTGCTTCGGCTGCCATATGTCGTTGCTGGATATCGACGAGCGCTTGCTGGATTTGTGCGAGGTGGCCGAATTCGACCGCAGCCCCATCACCGACATCAAGCATTGCTCGGAGGTGGTGGATATCGGCTTGATCGAAGGCGGGCTGTGCAATGCCGAGAATGTCCACACCTTGCGGGAATTCCGCAAGCATTGCCGGATTCTGGTGGGGGTGGGCGCGTGCGCCTTGAACGGCGGGATTCCCGCCCTGCGCAACCACATCCCTTTGCAGGAATGTTTGGAGGAAGCCTATCTCCAGGGCGTCGGAGTCGAGAACGCCCAGATTCCCAACGATCCCGAATTGCCCTTGCTGCTCAGCAAGGTCCATCCCATCCATGAAGTGGTGAAGGTGGATTATTTCCTGCCGGGCTGCCCGCCGTCCGCTGATGTGTTCTGGAAATTCCTGACCGATGTGGCCTCCGGCAAGGAACCCGAATTGCCCTACGAGCTAGTGCATTACGACTGA
- the phaR gene encoding polyhydroxyalkanoate synthesis repressor PhaR, whose translation MQPERIIKKYSNRRLYDTEISAYVTLDDVRRLVKAGVKFKVVDAKTDEDITRSILMQVILEQEERGKPIFTQEMLEQIIRTYGDAMQGFMTRYLEQSMAVFLKQQQAVQEQMANLIQTAPASIYADLAQHNLKLWQTLQEGFLKAYSQERASNPRSPDGA comes from the coding sequence GTGCAACCAGAACGCATCATCAAAAAATATTCCAACCGCCGCCTCTACGACACCGAGATCAGCGCCTATGTGACCTTGGACGATGTGCGGCGGCTGGTGAAAGCCGGCGTCAAGTTCAAGGTGGTGGACGCCAAGACCGACGAGGACATCACCCGTTCCATCCTCATGCAAGTCATCCTCGAACAAGAAGAACGGGGCAAGCCGATCTTCACCCAGGAGATGCTGGAGCAGATCATCCGCACCTATGGCGACGCCATGCAGGGGTTCATGACCCGCTATCTCGAACAGAGCATGGCGGTGTTCCTCAAGCAGCAACAGGCGGTACAGGAACAGATGGCGAACCTCATCCAGACCGCGCCCGCGTCCATCTATGCCGACCTCGCCCAGCACAACCTCAAACTGTGGCAGACCCTGCAGGAAGGTTTCCTCAAGGCGTATTCCCAGGAACGAGCATCGAACCCGCGTAGCCCGGATGGGGCATAG
- a CDS encoding phasin family protein, translating to MNADLFGQWVEANRAAWVPVVRWQEVTAETAQKAVAQGLAVAQDYVEFGTRNAQLLGEVKDPSRWALEQGKLASEFGQKLVARTADYLKFALETQDAFGQIAESLAKTAAGANNNGGDNKATL from the coding sequence ATGAACGCAGATTTGTTTGGACAATGGGTGGAAGCGAACCGGGCCGCGTGGGTTCCGGTGGTGCGTTGGCAGGAAGTCACCGCCGAGACGGCGCAGAAAGCCGTGGCGCAAGGTTTGGCCGTGGCCCAGGATTATGTGGAATTCGGCACCCGCAACGCCCAATTGCTGGGCGAGGTGAAAGACCCCTCGCGCTGGGCGCTGGAGCAGGGCAAGCTGGCTTCGGAATTCGGCCAGAAGCTGGTGGCGCGTACCGCCGATTATTTGAAGTTCGCGCTGGAAACCCAGGACGCTTTCGGCCAGATCGCCGAAAGCTTGGCCAAGACCGCCGCCGGGGCCAACAACAACGGCGGCGATAACAAAGCTACCCTCTAG
- a CDS encoding NAD(P)H-dependent oxidoreductase subunit E: MPLSDADLVHLRAIVARHGGEPTELLQILREVQAHLHHVPHEAMVFLYEALQVPPAQIQGVVEFYSFLSTMPRGRYDLRISDSITDQMLGSRALADDLCQRLGVKLGETRADGAVSVDYTSCTGMCEQGPAGLVNGLALTRLDRARVERIAELVEAGTPLEAWPEAFFAVADNVHKPGLLLADGFEPGAALAKVFERGREATFAELEQSGLRGRGGAGFNTAWKWRFCYEGPDEDSFCPMDKRAEVQRFVICNADEGEPGTFKDRVLLNSHAHRVFEGMTVCAALVGAKRGFLYLRGEYLHLYQPLLAVLEERRRLGLLGRNIQGREGFDFDIKIHLGAGAYICGEESALIESLEGKRGNPRNRPPYPVTHGYLGQPTVVNNVETFLSAAMIALHGGVWFAAHGTEKSKGSKILSISGDCARPGIYEYPFGTTVAQILEDCGAVDPFGAQVGGPSGTFISDKEFGRKLAFEDLATGGSFMVFGQGRDPLEVARNFTHFFAHESCGFCTPCRVGTALLKNIHDKICAGHGTPYDLAELADLGKIIKGASHCGLGQTAAHPILTTLERYPDLYAARLKETVFQPGFDLDGALEVSRRLTGRDDAHAHLAQANQ, translated from the coding sequence ATGCCCCTTTCCGACGCCGACCTAGTCCATCTGAGAGCCATCGTCGCCCGCCATGGCGGCGAACCCACCGAACTCCTGCAAATCCTCCGCGAAGTCCAAGCCCATCTACACCATGTGCCGCACGAGGCCATGGTGTTTTTGTATGAGGCTTTGCAAGTGCCGCCCGCCCAAATCCAGGGCGTGGTGGAGTTCTATAGTTTCCTGTCCACCATGCCCAGGGGGCGCTACGACCTCCGCATCAGCGATTCCATCACCGACCAGATGCTCGGCAGCCGCGCCCTGGCCGACGACCTCTGCCAACGCTTGGGCGTGAAGTTGGGCGAGACCCGCGCCGATGGCGCGGTCAGCGTGGATTACACCTCCTGTACCGGGATGTGCGAACAAGGCCCGGCGGGCTTGGTGAATGGCTTGGCCTTGACCCGGCTGGACCGGGCGCGGGTCGAGCGCATCGCCGAGCTGGTCGAGGCGGGCACGCCGCTGGAAGCTTGGCCCGAGGCATTCTTCGCCGTGGCCGACAACGTCCATAAACCTGGCCTGCTGTTGGCGGACGGTTTCGAGCCGGGCGCGGCGCTGGCGAAAGTGTTCGAGCGGGGCCGGGAAGCCACCTTCGCCGAATTGGAGCAATCCGGCCTGCGCGGACGTGGCGGTGCCGGTTTCAACACCGCTTGGAAATGGCGGTTCTGCTACGAAGGGCCGGACGAGGATTCGTTCTGCCCGATGGATAAGCGTGCGGAAGTCCAGCGCTTCGTGATCTGCAACGCCGACGAGGGCGAACCGGGCACTTTCAAGGACCGGGTGTTGTTGAACAGCCACGCCCACCGGGTGTTCGAGGGCATGACCGTATGCGCCGCCCTGGTCGGGGCCAAGCGGGGATTCCTTTATCTACGTGGCGAATACCTGCACCTTTATCAGCCCTTGCTGGCGGTGTTGGAAGAGCGCCGCCGCTTGGGGCTGTTGGGCCGGAATATCCAGGGCCGCGAAGGCTTCGACTTCGACATCAAAATCCACCTGGGCGCGGGCGCTTATATTTGCGGCGAGGAATCGGCCTTGATCGAATCCTTGGAAGGCAAGCGCGGCAATCCGCGCAACCGCCCGCCCTATCCCGTGACCCATGGCTATCTGGGCCAGCCCACCGTGGTCAATAACGTGGAAACCTTCCTGTCCGCCGCCATGATCGCCTTGCACGGCGGGGTGTGGTTCGCGGCCCACGGCACCGAGAAATCCAAGGGCAGCAAAATCCTCAGCATCTCGGGCGATTGCGCCCGGCCCGGCATCTACGAATATCCGTTCGGAACCACGGTCGCGCAAATCCTCGAAGATTGCGGCGCGGTCGATCCGTTCGGGGCGCAGGTGGGCGGACCGTCCGGCACCTTCATCTCGGATAAGGAGTTTGGCCGCAAGCTGGCCTTCGAAGACCTCGCCACCGGCGGTTCCTTCATGGTGTTCGGCCAGGGCCGCGACCCCTTGGAAGTCGCCCGCAACTTCACCCATTTCTTCGCCCATGAAAGCTGCGGGTTCTGCACGCCATGCCGGGTCGGGACTGCGCTGTTGAAAAACATCCATGACAAGATTTGCGCGGGCCATGGCACGCCCTACGATCTGGCCGAATTGGCCGACCTCGGCAAGATCATCAAGGGAGCCAGCCATTGCGGCCTCGGCCAGACCGCCGCCCATCCCATCCTCACCACGCTGGAACGTTATCCCGATTTGTACGCGGCGCGGCTGAAGGAAACCGTGTTCCAGCCCGGTTTCGATCTGGATGGGGCGCTGGAAGTCTCCCGGCGACTCACCGGGCGCGACGACGCCCATGCCCATTTGGCACAGGCCAACCAGTAA
- a CDS encoding acetyl-CoA C-acetyltransferase, protein MAAVVIVAAARTAIGKFGGALANIPAARLGANVIAGLLARTGLEARQVDEVILGQVLAAGAGQNPARQAALYAGLPYETPATTLNKVCGSGLKAIQWAAQAIRCGDAGIVVAGGQENMSLAPHLLPHSRDGQRMGDWSLADSMIVDGLWDIFNDYHMGCTAENIAQRFGLTREEQDAFAAASQHKAEAAIAAGRFRDEIIPIEVPQGKKPPLVFDTDEFPRAGTTAEALAKLKPAFRPEGTVTPGNASGINDGAAAVLLMAESTAERLGLTPLARIAAFGCAGVDPAVMGLGPIEATRKALDRAGWSIDALDLVEANEAFAAQAIAVNRELGWDTAKVNVHGGAIALGHPIGASGARILVTLLYGMALRDAKKGLATLCIGGGQGIAVAVER, encoded by the coding sequence ATGGCAGCAGTGGTTATCGTCGCGGCGGCGCGTACCGCCATCGGTAAATTCGGCGGCGCCTTGGCGAATATCCCCGCCGCCCGGCTCGGCGCGAACGTGATCGCCGGGTTGCTCGCCAGGACCGGGCTCGAAGCCCGGCAGGTCGATGAAGTCATCCTGGGCCAAGTCCTCGCCGCCGGGGCCGGGCAGAATCCCGCCCGCCAAGCGGCGTTGTACGCGGGACTGCCTTACGAGACCCCGGCCACCACTTTGAACAAGGTCTGCGGCAGCGGCCTCAAGGCCATCCAATGGGCGGCGCAGGCCATCCGGTGCGGCGATGCCGGGATCGTCGTGGCCGGTGGCCAGGAAAACATGAGCCTCGCGCCCCACCTCCTGCCCCATTCCCGCGATGGCCAGCGCATGGGCGATTGGTCCCTGGCCGACAGCATGATCGTCGATGGCCTGTGGGATATTTTCAACGACTACCATATGGGTTGCACGGCGGAGAACATCGCCCAGCGCTTCGGCCTCACCCGCGAGGAGCAAGACGCTTTCGCTGCCGCTTCCCAGCACAAGGCCGAGGCCGCTATCGCGGCGGGCCGGTTCCGGGATGAAATCATTCCCATCGAAGTGCCCCAGGGCAAAAAGCCGCCCCTGGTGTTCGATACCGACGAATTCCCCCGCGCCGGCACCACGGCCGAGGCGCTGGCCAAGCTGAAACCGGCGTTCCGGCCCGAGGGCACGGTGACGCCGGGCAATGCTTCCGGCATCAACGACGGGGCCGCCGCCGTGCTGCTGATGGCGGAAAGTACGGCGGAGCGGCTGGGCTTGACGCCCTTGGCCCGGATCGCCGCTTTCGGCTGTGCCGGGGTCGATCCGGCGGTCATGGGCCTGGGGCCGATAGAAGCGACCCGCAAGGCGCTGGACCGGGCCGGTTGGAGTATCGACGCACTGGATTTGGTGGAAGCCAACGAGGCGTTCGCGGCCCAGGCCATCGCCGTCAACCGTGAACTGGGCTGGGATACCGCCAAGGTGAACGTCCATGGCGGAGCCATCGCCTTGGGCCATCCCATCGGGGCTTCGGGGGCGCGGATTTTGGTGACTTTACTGTACGGGATGGCGTTGCGCGATGCCAAGAAGGGCTTGGCGACCTTGTGCATCGGCGGTGGCCAGGGCATCGCGGTGGCGGTGGAACGTTGA
- the thiS gene encoding sulfur carrier protein ThiS has protein sequence MSIRITINQKPYDLPEDATLAEALARFGAAPPFAVAVNLQFVHRHLYGETRLRAGDQVEVVQPVAGG, from the coding sequence ATGAGCATACGCATAACCATCAACCAAAAGCCCTATGATCTGCCCGAGGACGCCACCTTGGCGGAAGCCCTCGCCCGTTTCGGCGCGGCCCCGCCGTTCGCGGTGGCGGTCAACCTGCAATTCGTCCACCGCCATTTGTACGGCGAAACCCGGCTGCGCGCGGGCGATCAGGTCGAGGTCGTCCAACCCGTCGCCGGGGGTTGA